The proteins below are encoded in one region of Microvirga terrae:
- a CDS encoding error-prone DNA polymerase, whose product MTVYADLQVTTHFSFLRGASSPGEMFEQAKLLGITALGITDRNSLAGIVRAYEASKATGVRLVVGCRLDLTDGTSLLVYPIDRPAYSRLCRLLSIGKSRGGKGKCFLTWDDVVQWNEGLLAILLGDDVNDILKVNLLRLKTTFGNRAYMALIRRFAPNEHLRLHYVEEAAWAAGVPTVALGDILYHHPDRRRLQDVVTCIREGCTIDTAGYRLERNSDRHLKDPAEMRRLFERHPEAFRRIQEVLDRCRFSLDELRYQYPSETDPGETAQEKLERLTWEGANRRYPDGVPDPVAGTLRHELHLIERLEYAPYFLTVNAIVQFARSRGILCQGRGSAANSAVCYVLGITAINPTEHDLLFERFVSEERREPPDIDVDFEHERREEVIQWIYDTYGRHRAALTGVVICYRARGAVREVGKVMGLPEDVTASLAGLVWGWGRDGVSEKEAQELNLNLSDPRLRMTLELASELIGAPRHLSQHPGGFVLTHERLDDLVPIEPAAMENRQVIEWDKNDIDTLKFMKVDVLGLGMLGCMRRAFDLLREHKGENRDIATIPMNDRKTYAMIQRADTVGVFQIESRAQMAMLPRIKPDKFYDLVIQVAIVRPGPIQGDMVHPYLRRREKRETPEYPRPELKRVLEKTLGVPLFQEQAMRVAIECAGFTPSEADQLRRAMATFKLTAGVTKFRDKLVRGMTARGYDAEFAERTFKQLEGFGSYGFPESHAASFAKIAYASSWMKCHNPDVFCCAILNSQPMGFYAPAQLVRDAQNHGVEIRPLDVNHSRWECTLEPMGNPRRFAVRLGFCLVRGLANADGGMISIARGDEPYTSIEDLWRRAGISVSSLERLAKADAFGSLTISRRDALWEIKGLSDEPLPLFAAADKRDNQIRPEGHEPKVDLTPMTEGREVVEDYRSKGLTLRQHPLAFLRAELTARKIRSCADLRQVRDGRRVAVAGLVLVRQKPGSAKGVMFMTIEDETDVANVIVWPNLFEKHRRLILSSSMVGIRGRYQREGGVTHLIAENLVDLSDLLRSVSERDSFAMRHGRGDEAKIGTRDRLREGAKEVPQAAVDIAHSGDDGGLRFKARHFH is encoded by the coding sequence ATGACCGTGTATGCCGACCTGCAGGTCACGACGCATTTCTCGTTCCTGCGTGGAGCGTCGAGCCCGGGCGAAATGTTCGAGCAGGCGAAGCTGCTCGGGATCACGGCTTTGGGCATCACCGACCGCAATTCGTTGGCTGGGATCGTTCGCGCCTATGAGGCCTCGAAGGCAACGGGCGTGCGCCTGGTCGTCGGGTGCCGGCTTGATCTCACCGACGGCACATCGCTTCTCGTCTACCCCATAGACCGCCCGGCCTATTCACGCCTGTGCCGGTTGCTGAGCATCGGCAAGAGCCGCGGCGGAAAAGGCAAATGTTTTCTCACCTGGGATGATGTCGTCCAATGGAACGAAGGCCTTCTCGCGATCCTGCTTGGCGACGACGTCAACGACATCCTCAAAGTGAACCTGCTGCGTCTCAAGACGACGTTTGGCAATCGCGCCTACATGGCTCTGATCCGGCGTTTTGCTCCGAACGAACACCTCAGGCTCCATTACGTGGAGGAAGCCGCATGGGCTGCAGGTGTGCCGACGGTGGCGCTCGGCGACATCCTCTACCACCATCCCGACCGGCGTCGGCTCCAGGACGTGGTCACCTGCATCCGGGAAGGCTGCACGATCGACACGGCCGGCTATCGCCTGGAACGGAATTCGGACCGGCACCTCAAGGATCCCGCCGAGATGCGGCGTCTCTTCGAGCGGCATCCGGAGGCTTTCCGCCGGATCCAGGAGGTGCTGGATCGCTGCAGGTTTTCTCTCGACGAGTTGCGGTATCAGTACCCATCTGAGACGGATCCCGGTGAAACTGCTCAGGAGAAACTGGAGCGCCTGACCTGGGAGGGAGCCAACCGCCGCTACCCGGATGGCGTTCCGGACCCAGTTGCCGGAACGCTCCGGCACGAGCTCCACCTCATCGAGAGGCTGGAATACGCCCCGTATTTCCTGACTGTGAACGCGATCGTCCAGTTTGCCCGAAGCCGGGGCATCCTGTGCCAGGGGCGAGGCTCGGCCGCCAACTCCGCAGTTTGCTATGTGCTCGGCATCACCGCCATCAATCCGACGGAACACGACCTCCTGTTCGAGCGCTTCGTCTCCGAGGAAAGGCGCGAGCCGCCGGACATTGATGTCGACTTCGAACACGAGCGGCGCGAGGAAGTGATCCAATGGATCTATGACACCTATGGCCGCCACAGGGCTGCCCTGACCGGGGTGGTGATCTGCTATCGTGCCCGAGGAGCCGTGCGTGAGGTCGGCAAGGTCATGGGCCTGCCCGAGGACGTGACCGCGAGCCTCGCCGGTCTTGTCTGGGGTTGGGGCAGGGACGGCGTATCGGAGAAAGAGGCGCAGGAGCTCAACCTCAATCTCAGCGATCCGCGGCTTCGGATGACGCTCGAGTTAGCCTCCGAGCTGATCGGAGCGCCCCGGCACCTCTCCCAACATCCGGGCGGATTCGTTCTGACCCATGAGCGCCTTGACGACCTGGTGCCGATCGAACCGGCTGCCATGGAAAATCGTCAGGTGATCGAGTGGGACAAGAACGATATCGACACCCTGAAATTCATGAAGGTCGATGTTCTCGGTCTCGGCATGCTCGGCTGCATGCGTCGCGCCTTCGATCTCCTGCGTGAGCACAAGGGCGAAAACCGGGACATCGCGACAATCCCGATGAATGACCGGAAAACCTACGCCATGATCCAGCGGGCGGATACGGTCGGCGTGTTCCAGATCGAAAGCCGGGCCCAGATGGCTATGCTGCCGCGGATCAAGCCGGACAAGTTCTATGACCTCGTCATTCAGGTGGCGATCGTTAGGCCAGGTCCGATCCAGGGCGACATGGTGCACCCTTATCTGCGCCGGAGGGAGAAACGGGAGACGCCGGAGTACCCCCGACCCGAGCTCAAGCGGGTTTTGGAAAAGACGCTCGGCGTACCGCTGTTCCAGGAGCAGGCGATGCGGGTGGCCATCGAATGCGCCGGGTTCACACCATCCGAGGCCGACCAGCTCAGGCGCGCCATGGCGACCTTTAAGCTGACCGCCGGCGTGACCAAGTTCCGGGACAAGCTCGTCCGGGGTATGACAGCCCGGGGCTACGATGCCGAGTTCGCCGAGAGGACATTCAAGCAGCTCGAGGGCTTTGGCTCCTATGGCTTCCCGGAAAGCCATGCAGCGTCATTCGCCAAGATCGCCTACGCCTCGTCCTGGATGAAGTGCCACAATCCGGACGTGTTCTGCTGTGCCATCCTGAACTCGCAGCCCATGGGCTTCTATGCGCCCGCTCAGCTGGTGCGGGACGCTCAAAACCATGGAGTGGAGATCCGGCCGCTTGACGTCAACCATTCACGATGGGAGTGCACCCTGGAGCCGATGGGTAACCCACGCCGCTTTGCCGTTCGGCTCGGCTTCTGCTTGGTGCGCGGCCTCGCGAATGCGGACGGCGGCATGATCTCGATCGCCCGGGGGGATGAGCCGTACACGTCGATCGAGGACCTCTGGCGCAGAGCCGGAATATCCGTCTCTTCCCTTGAGCGTCTGGCCAAAGCGGACGCCTTCGGATCGCTGACGATCAGCCGCCGCGACGCTCTTTGGGAAATCAAGGGATTGTCCGATGAGCCGTTGCCACTTTTTGCAGCGGCAGACAAACGCGACAACCAGATCCGGCCGGAAGGGCACGAGCCAAAGGTCGACCTCACGCCAATGACCGAAGGCCGGGAGGTCGTGGAGGATTACCGGTCGAAGGGCCTGACGCTCCGGCAGCATCCGCTGGCCTTCCTGCGGGCTGAGCTTACGGCCCGAAAAATTCGCAGCTGCGCTGACCTGAGACAGGTCCGGGACGGCCGCAGGGTGGCTGTGGCAGGCCTTGTTCTAGTGCGGCAGAAACCGGGGTCAGCCAAGGGCGTGATGTTCATGACGATCGAGGATGAAACCGATGTGGCCAACGTCATTGTCTGGCCGAACCTGTTCGAGAAACATCGCCGCCTGATCCTGTCCTCGAGCATGGTCGGCATCAGAGGACGTTACCAGCGCGAGGGTGGGGTGACCCACCTGATTGCCGAAAATCTGGTTGATCTCTCGGACCTGCTACGCAGCGTCAGCGAGCGCGATAGTTTCGCTATGCGGCATGGGCGGGGCGACGAGGCGAAGATCGGGACGCGTGACCGACTACGCGAGGGGGCGAAAGAAGTCCCGCAAGCCGCGGTTGATATCGCTCATTCGGGAGATGACGGCGGGTTGCGGTTCAAGGCGCGGCACTTTCACTAG
- a CDS encoding Y-family DNA polymerase, which translates to MRRVVSLYLPTWPTDRIRRKFESPPPDKPLVTVRTTGSRRIIASACQAARQCGLIEGMPVAQAQALVPDLHVMDADPEGEAKSLLELAKWAIRFSPVVALDSPDGIWIDIAGVEHLFGGEEALLKTLIARLEINGIRACAAIADVPGAAWAVARYGKGGIIPPGRAVDAVSCLPVQALRLSPPTIGAMHRLGVERIGQLAAMPRAPMVRRFGREASLRLDQALGHAAEPISPIIPEETTVATRIFAEPIARLEDLKLVVRQLSEEVCRTLVKKGQGVRRLDIVFRRVDEKGAALRAGTAKATRDHAHLAKLFDDRLETIDPGFGIEEVVLIASRTEPLDATQMVARGLDEAEEEADISRLVDRLAARVGVDRVYRLAPVETLVPERMAAKVPALSPPARSAWPDGLPRPTRLLDPPEGIITTALLPDYPPAAFIWRRVRYKVIKADGPERITSEWWLGDQHRMLRDYYRLETDKGARFWVFRDAPLSEGGRWWMHGFFA; encoded by the coding sequence ATGCGCAGGGTCGTCTCGCTTTACCTTCCGACCTGGCCCACGGACCGCATCCGGCGCAAGTTCGAAAGCCCGCCGCCGGATAAGCCGCTCGTCACCGTCCGCACGACGGGGTCTCGCCGGATCATTGCCTCCGCCTGCCAGGCCGCCCGGCAATGCGGGTTGATTGAGGGAATGCCCGTCGCCCAGGCGCAAGCTCTGGTTCCGGATCTGCACGTCATGGACGCCGATCCGGAGGGTGAAGCGAAGTCCCTGCTCGAACTCGCCAAGTGGGCGATCCGCTTCTCGCCCGTTGTGGCCCTCGATTCTCCAGACGGCATCTGGATCGACATCGCCGGCGTCGAGCACCTGTTCGGCGGCGAAGAGGCATTGCTCAAGACACTGATCGCACGATTAGAGATCAACGGTATTCGGGCCTGTGCCGCCATTGCCGATGTGCCAGGAGCCGCATGGGCCGTAGCACGATACGGGAAGGGTGGGATCATCCCACCGGGTCGAGCTGTCGATGCAGTCTCTTGCCTACCGGTGCAGGCACTCCGGCTTTCGCCACCTACGATCGGCGCCATGCATCGTCTCGGAGTCGAGCGGATCGGGCAGCTTGCGGCGATGCCGCGAGCTCCGATGGTCCGCCGGTTTGGGCGGGAGGCCAGCCTGCGGCTCGATCAGGCGTTGGGCCATGCGGCCGAGCCGATCAGCCCGATCATTCCGGAAGAGACAACGGTTGCCACCCGCATCTTTGCCGAGCCCATTGCACGCCTCGAGGACCTGAAGCTCGTGGTGCGGCAATTATCCGAGGAGGTCTGCCGGACACTTGTCAAGAAAGGGCAGGGGGTCCGGCGCCTGGACATCGTCTTCCGTCGTGTCGACGAGAAGGGTGCTGCCCTTCGGGCCGGCACCGCCAAAGCCACGCGGGATCATGCCCATCTGGCGAAGCTGTTCGACGACAGGCTCGAGACGATCGATCCAGGCTTCGGTATCGAGGAAGTGGTGCTGATCGCCAGCCGGACAGAACCTCTCGATGCAACACAGATGGTTGCCCGCGGCTTGGACGAGGCGGAAGAGGAGGCCGATATCAGCCGCCTGGTTGATCGGCTCGCAGCCAGAGTAGGGGTCGACCGGGTGTATCGTCTGGCTCCGGTCGAGACCCTCGTGCCGGAGCGCATGGCCGCGAAGGTGCCGGCGCTGTCTCCGCCGGCACGATCGGCCTGGCCGGACGGTCTGCCGCGGCCCACCCGCCTGCTCGATCCACCGGAAGGGATCATCACGACGGCCTTGCTGCCCGACTATCCGCCGGCTGCCTTCATCTGGCGGCGCGTGCGGTACAAGGTGATCAAAGCCGATGGACCGGAGCGCATCACCTCCGAGTGGTGGCTGGGCGACCAGCACAGGATGCTTCGGGACTATTACCGGCTCGAGACCGACAAGGGCGCCCGGTTCTGGGTGTTTCGGGATGCGCCCCTCAGCGAGGGCGGCCGCTGGTGGATGCACGGGTTCTTCGCATGA
- a CDS encoding AAA family ATPase, producing the protein MSRFQGRLQASGRISDSADPTETYFQLCEFRDLARGGWLIDTSALYATMAFCSGDVVVDARLYAQDVMSHLPSEALKAAANQVIEQPTPVNVRSFANQCRAYLFTAAETADRNDLAVVRDAMQRADLYSAAFEHVGACESAAGHAYDYAFRQRNPILIARCVAVALGLLDQAQTISAGNRPILSMTHGDWLRRAISRLQYASNALDEHVEAAKAFSLKQDETDPVSDLLSDIPDVAADADNSELQVDLDALLHAATASRPMIEQQSLPTVMVLQSLSHLPEQKSTTSPNPRLEFAPIAGVYMTLAETPDLQAASRELVAEMPWAEDVITSVLLDSVGSAVSRVRTTLLVGEPGSGKTRLARRIGEVLGMQPTIVPAAGAADASFGGTNRQWSTSRASVPLQTIRRTGIANPLVIIDEIEKAGDGKHNGNMLDVLLPFLEIESAKRYHDPYLECAVDLSMIGYISTSNSRSTIPGPLLDRLRVLEVPQPRKQDLKIVARTILSEIRQERREDEIWTPDLDGDEIDLLAKQWRGGSLRPLRRMIEVILSGRMTLAPRH; encoded by the coding sequence ATGTCCCGTTTTCAGGGTCGGCTGCAGGCTAGCGGCCGAATTTCCGATTCCGCCGATCCAACAGAGACCTATTTTCAGCTGTGCGAGTTCAGAGATCTCGCGAGGGGCGGCTGGCTCATCGACACAAGCGCACTGTATGCGACTATGGCCTTTTGCAGCGGCGATGTTGTCGTCGACGCACGCTTGTACGCTCAAGACGTCATGAGTCATCTCCCGAGCGAGGCACTGAAGGCCGCAGCAAATCAAGTCATCGAACAGCCAACTCCAGTAAATGTGCGGTCTTTCGCAAACCAATGCCGTGCATACCTCTTCACCGCGGCAGAGACGGCCGATCGCAATGACCTTGCTGTCGTCCGAGATGCCATGCAGCGTGCTGACTTGTACTCAGCTGCATTCGAACATGTCGGAGCGTGCGAGAGCGCGGCCGGCCACGCTTACGATTATGCGTTTCGGCAGCGTAACCCTATTCTAATCGCCCGATGTGTCGCGGTCGCTTTAGGTCTGCTTGATCAAGCGCAAACCATTTCGGCTGGTAATCGACCGATCCTATCGATGACGCACGGCGACTGGCTGCGGAGGGCGATTTCCCGATTGCAGTATGCATCGAACGCGCTCGACGAGCACGTCGAAGCGGCGAAGGCATTTTCGTTAAAGCAGGACGAGACCGACCCAGTCTCTGATCTGCTGTCCGACATTCCAGATGTGGCAGCTGACGCGGACAATTCTGAGCTGCAGGTGGACTTGGATGCCCTCCTACACGCGGCGACGGCCAGCCGTCCAATGATCGAGCAGCAGTCATTGCCGACGGTCATGGTGTTGCAGTCGCTCAGCCATCTGCCGGAGCAAAAGTCGACCACCTCGCCGAATCCGAGGCTTGAGTTTGCGCCAATTGCAGGCGTGTACATGACGCTCGCAGAGACGCCAGATCTGCAAGCGGCATCGAGGGAGCTTGTTGCAGAGATGCCGTGGGCGGAGGACGTCATCACGAGCGTCTTGTTGGATTCTGTGGGCTCGGCGGTAAGCCGTGTCCGAACTACCCTTCTGGTCGGCGAGCCTGGCTCAGGAAAGACTAGGCTTGCCAGGAGAATTGGCGAGGTCCTCGGCATGCAGCCGACGATCGTTCCGGCCGCCGGAGCTGCTGATGCGAGTTTTGGCGGGACAAACCGACAATGGAGTACATCAAGGGCCTCCGTCCCGCTTCAGACTATCCGCCGAACAGGCATCGCGAATCCTCTGGTTATCATTGATGAGATCGAGAAGGCTGGGGACGGGAAGCACAATGGCAACATGCTGGACGTCTTGCTCCCTTTTTTGGAGATCGAGAGCGCGAAGCGGTATCATGATCCATACCTCGAGTGTGCAGTCGATTTGTCGATGATCGGCTATATTTCGACAAGCAACTCGAGATCTACGATCCCTGGTCCTCTGCTCGATCGACTGCGGGTACTTGAGGTCCCGCAGCCCCGGAAGCAAGACCTGAAGATCGTAGCTCGGACAATCCTGAGCGAGATCCGGCAGGAGAGGCGAGAGGACGAGATTTGGACACCAGATCTCGACGGCGATGAGATCGATCTCCTGGCCAAGCAATGGCGCGGCGGCTCGCTGCGGCCGTTGCGGCGAATGATCGAGGTCATTCTCAGCGGTCGCATGACGCTCGCACCGCGTCACTAA